A region of Rhodoferax potami DNA encodes the following proteins:
- a CDS encoding potassium transporter Kup encodes MSASKSSLAALTLGAIGVVYGDIGTSVLYALKEVFGSGHVPFTEENIYGILSIFFWTLTVIVSIKYVVLVLRADNHGEGGLVAMLALASQSVKDKPQLRRVLLLLGIFGTCLFYGDGVITPAISVLSAVEGLEVISPGFKRFVIPLTLVILFCLFAVQKRGTAGIGKFFGPITVVWFVTIAVLGVSHIIDQPRILWAISPHYALGFMWNNPGTTFIILGAVVLCVTGGEALYADMGHFGKKPIRLAWFSIVMPALTLNYFGQGALLLDYPEAVKNPFYLMAPDWALLPLVGLATMATVIASQALISGAFSVTKQVIQLGYLPRLRIDHTSVKDTGQIYMPFVNWGLFVAIVLAVVMFKSSSNLAAAYGIAVCTDMLITTILTFYVIRYNWTYPLWLCIGATGFFFVVDFAFWTSNLLKFFEGGWFPLAIGGAIFTLMVTWKDGRRLLNEKLRADSLDLSSFLEAVFVSPPARVEGTAVFLTADKGSVPNALLHNLKHNKVLHANNLFVTVKSHEVPWIGLDKRLQIESLGHDCWQVIINYGFKNDPDVPKALEQMRGRGCALDAMTTSYFLSRDTVVPTLGQGMAPWREKLFAQMHHNASGAADFLNLPNNSVVELGSKIEI; translated from the coding sequence GTGTCAGCATCCAAATCGTCTCTCGCGGCACTCACGCTTGGTGCCATCGGCGTTGTATACGGCGACATCGGCACTAGTGTGCTGTACGCGCTCAAAGAGGTCTTCGGCTCCGGCCATGTCCCCTTCACGGAAGAGAATATCTACGGAATTCTCTCCATCTTCTTCTGGACCCTGACGGTCATCGTCTCCATCAAGTACGTGGTTCTCGTCCTGCGGGCCGACAACCATGGCGAAGGCGGGCTGGTGGCCATGTTGGCCCTGGCGTCCCAGTCGGTTAAAGACAAACCACAGCTGCGCCGGGTATTGCTGCTGCTGGGCATCTTTGGAACCTGCTTGTTCTATGGCGACGGGGTAATCACCCCGGCCATTTCGGTGCTGTCTGCCGTGGAGGGTCTGGAGGTGATATCTCCGGGCTTCAAGCGCTTTGTGATCCCGCTCACACTGGTGATTTTGTTTTGCCTGTTTGCCGTGCAAAAGCGTGGCACAGCCGGCATTGGCAAGTTCTTCGGCCCGATCACCGTGGTCTGGTTCGTCACCATCGCTGTTCTGGGCGTGAGCCACATCATTGACCAGCCGCGGATCTTGTGGGCGATCAGCCCGCATTACGCCTTGGGCTTCATGTGGAACAACCCCGGCACCACCTTCATCATTCTGGGGGCGGTGGTCTTGTGCGTGACCGGCGGCGAGGCCTTGTATGCCGACATGGGGCATTTCGGGAAAAAACCGATCCGCCTGGCCTGGTTTTCTATCGTGATGCCGGCACTCACCCTGAATTACTTCGGTCAAGGCGCCCTGTTGCTGGACTACCCGGAGGCGGTCAAAAACCCGTTTTACCTGATGGCGCCTGATTGGGCGTTGCTGCCCCTGGTCGGCCTTGCCACCATGGCCACTGTGATCGCATCGCAAGCCTTGATCTCGGGCGCGTTCTCGGTGACCAAACAGGTCATCCAATTGGGCTACCTGCCCCGTTTGCGGATTGACCACACCAGCGTCAAAGACACCGGCCAAATTTACATGCCGTTTGTGAATTGGGGCTTGTTCGTGGCGATTGTGTTGGCCGTGGTGATGTTCAAGTCCTCGAGCAATCTGGCGGCGGCCTACGGCATTGCGGTCTGTACCGATATGCTGATCACGACCATCCTGACGTTCTATGTCATCCGCTACAACTGGACGTATCCGCTGTGGCTGTGCATCGGCGCCACCGGCTTTTTCTTTGTGGTGGACTTCGCCTTCTGGACGTCCAACCTGCTCAAGTTCTTTGAAGGCGGCTGGTTCCCGCTGGCGATCGGCGGCGCGATCTTTACGCTGATGGTGACTTGGAAAGACGGCCGCAGACTGCTCAACGAAAAACTGCGTGCCGATTCGCTGGATCTATCGAGCTTTCTGGAAGCGGTCTTTGTTAGTCCACCCGCACGGGTCGAGGGTACAGCCGTGTTTTTGACCGCAGACAAAGGCAGTGTGCCTAACGCCCTGCTGCACAACCTCAAGCACAACAAGGTATTGCACGCCAATAATTTGTTTGTGACGGTCAAGAGCCACGAGGTGCCGTGGATCGGCTTGGACAAGCGCTTGCAGATCGAGTCGCTTGGCCATGATTGCTGGCAAGTCATCATCAACTACGGCTTCAAAAACGACCCCGATGTGCCCAAGGCCCTGGAGCAGATGCGGGGCCGCGGCTGCGCCTTAGACGCCATGACCACCAGCTACTTTCTGTCGCGCGATACGGTGGTGCCTACCTTGGGTCAGGGCATGGCGCCGTGGCGTGAAAAGTTGTTTGCGCAGATGCACCACAACGCGAGTGGCGCTGCCGACTTCTTGAATTTGCCCAACAACTCGGTTGTAGAGCTGGGTTCCAAAATCGAAATCTAA
- a CDS encoding benzoate/H(+) symporter BenE family transporter, protein MHFFKDLSLSAFTAGFVAVLVGFTSSVAIVFQAALALGATPDMVASWMWALGIGMGLCTLLPSLWLRKPVMVAWSTPGAAVLATAATAGGFTMADGVGAFILCAVLITVAGATGWFERVMNKIPLSLASALLAGVLARFGLQGFAAAQTALPLVGLMLVTYLAGKRWAPRYAVPLTLLIAIVFVAARAEFISTDIHFGFTMPVFVAPAFSLAAFISMSLPLFVVTMASQNLPGVAAIQAAGFADRRAQGGDAGIPVSKVITLTGAMTLVLAPFGAFALNLSAITAAICMGPEAHARPERRYTAAASCGAIYLVIGLFGAAITGVLTAFPKELVAAIAGLALLGTIGGALHTAVQDERNREAALITFLVTLSGVVIAGVGSAFWGVVAGVLALLVQHTGRVPSSKA, encoded by the coding sequence ATGCATTTTTTCAAAGACCTAAGTCTCTCGGCCTTCACGGCCGGTTTTGTGGCAGTATTGGTGGGCTTTACGAGTTCGGTGGCGATCGTGTTCCAGGCAGCGCTGGCGCTGGGCGCCACGCCGGACATGGTGGCCTCATGGATGTGGGCCTTGGGCATCGGCATGGGGTTGTGCACCTTGTTGCCCTCCCTTTGGCTCAGGAAGCCGGTGATGGTGGCCTGGAGCACTCCGGGTGCCGCGGTGCTGGCGACCGCTGCGACCGCCGGCGGATTCACCATGGCGGACGGCGTAGGCGCTTTTATCCTGTGTGCCGTCTTGATCACGGTGGCAGGCGCGACCGGTTGGTTCGAACGGGTGATGAACAAGATCCCTTTGTCGCTGGCTTCTGCATTGTTGGCCGGGGTGTTGGCGCGGTTTGGTTTGCAGGGTTTTGCCGCGGCGCAAACTGCCCTGCCTCTGGTGGGCTTGATGTTGGTGACTTACCTGGCGGGCAAGCGCTGGGCTCCGCGCTATGCCGTGCCGCTCACGCTGCTGATTGCTATTGTTTTTGTAGCTGCTCGCGCTGAATTCATCAGCACGGACATTCATTTTGGCTTCACTATGCCGGTGTTTGTGGCGCCGGCGTTTTCGCTCGCGGCCTTCATCAGCATGTCGCTGCCGCTTTTTGTGGTGACCATGGCGTCGCAAAATCTACCGGGGGTGGCGGCGATTCAGGCGGCGGGCTTTGCAGACCGCCGAGCACAAGGGGGCGACGCTGGTATCCCCGTGTCCAAGGTCATTACCCTTACGGGCGCAATGACGCTGGTGCTGGCTCCGTTTGGTGCATTCGCACTGAATCTCAGCGCCATTACAGCTGCCATTTGCATGGGGCCAGAGGCACATGCCCGGCCCGAACGGCGCTACACCGCTGCTGCGTCTTGCGGGGCTATTTATCTGGTGATTGGCCTCTTTGGCGCCGCCATTACCGGCGTGCTCACGGCCTTTCCCAAAGAGCTGGTGGCGGCCATTGCCGGGCTGGCGTTGCTGGGCACCATTGGTGGCGCCTTGCACACGGCGGTGCAAGACGAGCGGAACCGCGAGGCGGCCCTGATTACTTTTCTGGTCACCCTGAGCGGGGTGGTAATAGCCGGCGTCGGCTCCGCCTTTTGGGGTGTGGTGGCAGGCGTGTTGGCGCTTTTGGTGCAACATACCGGTCGCGTGCCCTCAAGCAAGGCTTGA
- the gshB gene encoding glutathione synthase, whose product MHILFVADPLESFKIYKDTTFSMMREAQKRGHRISACEPKDIMWQRGGMVTAYVRDITLTGESDVWFTAAQSKPDERPQAIKDFDCVVMRKDPPFDSEFFYATHLLEQAEREGAKVFNKPRALRDHPEKLAILEFPQFIGPTLVTRDAEDVRRFHAEHRDIILKPLDGMGGMGIFRVKDDGLNLGGIIETLNKDGAQTLMVQKFLPAISEGDKRVLVIGGKPVPFCLARIPQGGEVRGNLAAGGKGVAQPLSDSDRAVAEALGPILAARGLLLVGLDIIGDSLTEINVTSPTCFQEITDQTGFNVPVMFIDALEAAVAAHPGV is encoded by the coding sequence ATGCACATTCTTTTCGTGGCCGATCCGCTGGAATCCTTCAAGATTTACAAAGACACCACCTTTTCCATGATGCGCGAGGCCCAGAAGCGCGGCCACCGCATCAGCGCCTGCGAGCCCAAAGACATCATGTGGCAGCGCGGCGGCATGGTCACCGCCTATGTGCGGGATATCACCCTGACCGGTGAGTCCGATGTCTGGTTCACCGCAGCCCAGAGCAAGCCGGACGAACGCCCGCAGGCCATCAAAGATTTCGACTGTGTGGTGATGCGCAAAGACCCGCCGTTTGATAGCGAGTTTTTTTATGCCACCCACCTCTTGGAGCAAGCCGAGCGCGAGGGTGCCAAGGTGTTCAACAAGCCGCGGGCTTTGCGGGATCATCCCGAGAAGCTGGCGATTCTCGAGTTCCCCCAGTTCATTGGTCCGACGTTGGTGACACGGGATGCTGAGGATGTGCGGCGCTTTCATGCCGAGCATCGCGACATCATTTTGAAGCCGCTCGACGGCATGGGCGGCATGGGGATCTTCCGCGTCAAAGACGATGGCTTGAACCTCGGCGGCATCATCGAGACCCTCAACAAAGACGGTGCCCAGACCCTGATGGTGCAGAAGTTTTTGCCCGCCATCAGTGAAGGTGACAAGCGGGTGCTTGTCATCGGCGGCAAGCCTGTACCGTTTTGCCTTGCGCGCATTCCCCAAGGGGGTGAGGTGCGCGGCAATCTGGCTGCAGGGGGCAAAGGGGTGGCTCAGCCGCTCTCCGACAGCGACCGTGCGGTGGCAGAAGCCTTGGGGCCCATCTTGGCCGCACGTGGCTTGCTTTTGGTGGGTTTGGACATCATTGGTGACAGCCTGACCGAAATCAACGTCACCAGCCCGACCTGCTTCCAGGAGATCACCGACCAAACAGGCTTCAATGTGCCGGTGATGTTTATCGACGCGCTGGAAGCGGCGGTGGCGGCTCACCCCGGCGTTTGA
- a CDS encoding VOC family protein: MSESTAVVMPVPATNPAPLSPFHLAFPVHDLAAARRFYGETLGCPEGRSSPDWIDFNFYGHQIVAHLSPGECGSAARSAVDGHGVPVRHFGIVLPMADWEAMASRLQAQGTEFVIEPYIRFKGEPGEQATMFFLDPSGNAIEVKAFSDIGRLFAK; the protein is encoded by the coding sequence ATGTCTGAATCTACTGCGGTGGTGATGCCGGTGCCTGCTACCAACCCGGCGCCTTTGTCGCCTTTTCATCTGGCTTTTCCGGTGCACGATCTCGCGGCCGCCCGCCGGTTTTATGGCGAGACACTGGGCTGCCCCGAGGGCCGCAGTTCCCCGGATTGGATCGACTTCAATTTCTATGGGCATCAGATCGTGGCCCACCTTTCACCTGGCGAATGCGGCAGTGCGGCCCGCAGCGCGGTCGATGGCCATGGCGTGCCGGTGCGCCATTTCGGTATTGTGTTGCCCATGGCGGATTGGGAGGCCATGGCATCCCGCCTGCAAGCGCAAGGCACGGAGTTCGTGATTGAGCCCTACATCCGGTTCAAAGGCGAGCCGGGTGAACAGGCAACCATGTTCTTCTTGGACCCCTCGGGTAACGCGATTGAAGTGAAAGCGTTTTCGGACATCGGCCGTTTGTTTGCCAAATAA
- a CDS encoding PKD domain-containing protein: protein MTSRTLASILTAASLLLAGAAQAQLLGTITASSTNVKVGEPVTITANIDVINANYCGFVVGFGDGTFKDAVSNVSTPVPLVITRTFDKPGSYHVTLGGKNVQNHPNCGGPERAVDITVTGVAKAAAPVASAAVKAAEVCEKPWKLSGKLNAKTGTFTCAAKAGTAFPAVKPVCSGDLSYFENSKKGQYGCKP, encoded by the coding sequence ATGACATCACGTACTCTCGCTTCCATCCTGACTGCCGCAAGCCTCTTGCTCGCCGGCGCTGCCCAAGCCCAGCTCCTTGGCACGATCACGGCGTCGTCCACCAACGTCAAAGTGGGCGAGCCCGTGACCATCACGGCCAACATTGATGTGATCAACGCCAACTACTGCGGATTCGTGGTGGGCTTTGGTGATGGCACCTTCAAGGACGCCGTCAGTAACGTCAGCACCCCTGTGCCCTTGGTGATCACCCGCACCTTTGACAAGCCGGGCTCCTACCATGTCACGCTGGGCGGCAAGAACGTCCAGAACCACCCTAATTGCGGCGGCCCAGAGCGGGCGGTCGACATCACCGTCACCGGGGTTGCAAAAGCCGCCGCGCCCGTGGCGTCCGCTGCTGTGAAAGCTGCAGAGGTCTGCGAAAAGCCTTGGAAGCTGTCCGGCAAACTCAACGCCAAAACCGGTACCTTCACCTGCGCGGCCAAGGCCGGGACCGCATTCCCCGCCGTGAAGCCGGTGTGTAGCGGCGACTTGAGCTATTTTGAGAACAGCAAAAAAGGCCAGTACGGCTGCAAGCCTTAA
- a CDS encoding class II glutamine amidotransferase: MCQLLGMNSRLPASLTLSFTGFSQRGGCTDHHSDGWGIAFFESEGNLPGKAARQFVDKESAATSPIAKMLKSYPIKSHNVVAHVRKATVGAVTLENCHPFTRELWGRYWVFAHNGDLKEFQPPLHGSFKPVGSTDSELAFCWLLQELNKSHVTVPSVEELTNTLSELVPQIARHGTFNFLLSNGQALWAHASTKLCYVSRQHPFPEVQLKDEDVTVDLSDLNGPEDRQVIVVTEPLTTNEAWVAMESGELQAFVEGRPVMRAVCKTTLTAAAAAAAAQRQAEEAAKAAALAAPAAN; this comes from the coding sequence ATGTGTCAATTGCTAGGAATGAACAGCCGCTTGCCGGCCAGCCTGACCCTGAGCTTCACCGGGTTTTCGCAACGGGGCGGCTGCACAGACCACCATTCCGATGGCTGGGGCATCGCTTTCTTTGAAAGCGAAGGCAATCTGCCCGGCAAAGCAGCCCGGCAATTTGTGGACAAGGAAAGTGCAGCAACCTCGCCGATTGCGAAGATGCTCAAGTCCTACCCGATCAAAAGCCACAACGTGGTGGCGCATGTGCGCAAAGCCACCGTCGGTGCGGTGACCCTCGAGAACTGCCACCCCTTCACACGGGAACTCTGGGGCCGCTACTGGGTGTTTGCCCACAATGGCGACCTGAAAGAATTCCAACCGCCCTTGCACGGCAGCTTCAAGCCGGTCGGCAGCACCGACAGCGAACTGGCATTCTGCTGGCTGCTCCAAGAGCTCAACAAATCGCATGTCACGGTGCCCTCGGTCGAGGAGTTAACCAACACCCTGTCGGAGTTGGTGCCCCAAATCGCGCGGCACGGGACCTTCAACTTTTTGCTCAGCAACGGTCAGGCGCTGTGGGCCCATGCCAGCACTAAGCTGTGTTACGTGTCCCGGCAACACCCGTTCCCAGAAGTACAGCTCAAGGATGAGGATGTGACGGTCGATTTGTCTGACCTCAACGGCCCCGAGGACCGCCAGGTGATCGTGGTGACCGAACCCTTGACGACCAATGAGGCTTGGGTGGCCATGGAGTCGGGTGAGTTGCAAGCCTTTGTTGAAGGCCGGCCGGTTATGCGCGCTGTGTGCAAAACCACCCTGACGGCCGCTGCGGCTGCGGCTGCGGCCCAGCGACAAGCAGAAGAGGCTGCCAAAGCCGCAGCCCTGGCAGCCCCTGCTGCGAATTAA
- a CDS encoding 4-oxalocrotonate tautomerase has protein sequence MPTYHVEMFEGRSPEQKKKLVEEVTRVTAETLGCSPEAVDIIITEVKRENWSTGGKLWSEPRT, from the coding sequence ATGCCCACCTACCACGTTGAAATGTTTGAAGGTCGCTCCCCCGAGCAAAAGAAAAAGCTGGTGGAAGAAGTGACGCGGGTCACCGCGGAAACGCTGGGTTGCTCGCCGGAGGCGGTGGACATCATCATCACCGAGGTGAAGCGCGAAAACTGGTCGACCGGCGGCAAACTGTGGTCTGAACCACGCACGTGA
- a CDS encoding glycosyltransferase family 39 protein — MLWLVFLLHAVWGAVLGLSVDEAHYLLYAAHPALSYFDHPPLVGWVQMPLVALNAPVAVLRLVPGLCWLLTVWGVHRLTLRMWAGHAKSNQAALAAVMALALAPLLHVLGIGLLPDTLLMLLTVALMHQTWTLMQPGAMHRSAPWWVMGGLLGLAGLAKYTAVFTAVAIALCLVRAHGWRLFRVPALWGGMALAALLISPVLVWNAQNGWISFAYQLAHGKGSVWQAVHVLRFLLTQAVVFGPLWWWAVVGWHSAPQAMRSLVGLFAVPFVIFAYMAGGGTALPHWTAPAWVALTPFAGMGLALAWQGRMRAVLKGLGVLQAVVCLALLGLMGSAGWPLVPRSDAAVAPQPNPFADLHGWDEAGARASALAAQHGLSRVAVQNWTLASRLGWYARPLPVFVLEEGDSQFQLWSGPLPAGEGALLVDWSHMAYDPPVGAQGFATCQLLESLPVQHIGMPLARFRFYDCRGWAGATPQPRLTLAPISRN; from the coding sequence GTGTTGTGGCTGGTTTTTTTGCTGCACGCCGTGTGGGGTGCGGTGCTGGGCCTGTCGGTCGATGAGGCGCATTACCTCTTGTATGCCGCCCATCCGGCGCTCAGTTACTTCGACCATCCCCCATTGGTGGGCTGGGTGCAAATGCCCTTGGTGGCGTTGAATGCCCCCGTTGCGGTGTTGCGCCTGGTGCCCGGCCTGTGCTGGCTGTTAACCGTCTGGGGTGTACACCGGCTGACTTTGCGGATGTGGGCAGGACATGCCAAGTCGAACCAAGCGGCCTTGGCTGCGGTTATGGCCTTGGCGCTGGCGCCTTTGTTGCATGTGCTGGGTATTGGCTTGCTGCCCGACACCCTGCTGATGCTGTTGACAGTTGCTCTGATGCACCAGACCTGGACCCTGATGCAGCCCGGTGCCATGCACCGCAGCGCACCGTGGTGGGTGATGGGTGGTTTGCTAGGGCTGGCAGGTCTGGCCAAATACACGGCGGTTTTCACGGCGGTGGCCATTGCGCTGTGTCTTGTGCGAGCCCATGGCTGGCGGCTGTTTCGTGTGCCGGCCTTGTGGGGCGGCATGGCCCTCGCGGCCCTGCTGATCAGCCCGGTCTTGGTGTGGAACGCCCAGAACGGCTGGATATCGTTTGCCTACCAGCTGGCGCATGGCAAAGGCAGCGTGTGGCAGGCCGTGCATGTGCTGCGCTTTTTGCTCACCCAAGCGGTGGTGTTTGGGCCTTTGTGGTGGTGGGCCGTGGTCGGGTGGCACAGCGCTCCGCAGGCCATGCGGAGCCTGGTGGGCCTGTTCGCTGTTCCCTTCGTGATCTTTGCCTACATGGCAGGAGGTGGCACTGCGCTGCCGCATTGGACAGCGCCTGCCTGGGTCGCGCTGACCCCGTTCGCAGGCATGGGGCTGGCACTGGCTTGGCAAGGGCGCATGCGCGCGGTGCTGAAAGGTCTGGGCGTGCTGCAGGCGGTGGTGTGCCTGGCCTTGCTGGGCCTGATGGGCAGTGCCGGTTGGCCGCTGGTGCCCCGGAGTGACGCCGCGGTGGCGCCCCAACCCAATCCTTTTGCAGACCTGCATGGCTGGGACGAGGCCGGCGCCCGCGCCAGCGCTTTGGCTGCTCAGCACGGGCTCTCGCGGGTGGCGGTGCAAAACTGGACATTGGCGAGCCGCCTGGGTTGGTACGCGCGGCCACTGCCCGTGTTTGTGCTGGAGGAGGGCGATTCGCAATTCCAGCTGTGGTCCGGTCCGTTGCCCGCAGGCGAAGGTGCGTTGCTGGTGGACTGGTCGCATATGGCCTACGACCCGCCGGTGGGAGCGCAGGGGTTTGCCACTTGCCAATTGCTCGAAAGCCTGCCGGTGCAGCACATCGGCATGCCATTGGCCCGCTTCCGTTTTTACGATTGCCGCGGCTGGGCAGGCGCCACACCGCAGCCGCGCCTTACACTCGCGCCCATTTCCCGGAACTGA
- a CDS encoding phosphatase PAP2 family protein, translating into MLSTSTSPHALASPVAPHSWWWPLVIFVLGTPLWLQTWEPALFVAINQWCAPLAAEFWTGLSLLGNGWGLLAVTAPLLVLAPRLMLAWLCAAPFAVLFARTGKFLIESPRPAAVVDNAQMRVVGELLHNVSMPSGHTLTAFAVASGIYYALTPVQRRQFGWVLMVLAAGAGLSRIAVGAHWPGDVVVGTSLGLLSGLLGHQVWIRLSERQFAPNAKGIQVAAVLVALSVYHLVTEELDFAENHVHQQVLTVVAVLSLLGYVRLVWRTMFQAK; encoded by the coding sequence ATGTTGTCCACCTCCACAAGCCCTCACGCTCTGGCCAGCCCGGTCGCCCCCCACAGCTGGTGGTGGCCTTTGGTCATTTTTGTACTCGGCACGCCCCTGTGGTTGCAGACCTGGGAGCCCGCCCTGTTTGTGGCGATCAACCAGTGGTGTGCGCCCCTGGCGGCAGAGTTCTGGACCGGACTCTCTTTGTTGGGCAATGGCTGGGGTTTGCTGGCGGTCACGGCGCCTTTGTTGGTGCTCGCTCCGCGTTTGATGTTGGCCTGGCTGTGCGCCGCGCCATTTGCGGTCTTGTTTGCCCGCACCGGCAAGTTCCTGATTGAGAGCCCGCGCCCGGCCGCAGTGGTCGATAACGCGCAGATGCGGGTGGTCGGCGAGTTGCTGCACAACGTGTCCATGCCCTCCGGGCACACGCTCACCGCTTTCGCGGTGGCCTCCGGCATTTACTACGCACTGACCCCGGTGCAGCGCCGGCAGTTCGGCTGGGTGCTGATGGTGCTGGCGGCCGGCGCAGGTTTGTCGCGCATTGCGGTGGGTGCCCATTGGCCCGGGGATGTGGTCGTGGGGACCAGCTTGGGCCTGTTGTCCGGTTTGTTGGGGCACCAAGTGTGGATACGCCTGTCCGAGCGGCAGTTCGCGCCCAACGCCAAGGGCATCCAGGTGGCCGCCGTCTTGGTGGCGCTCTCGGTCTACCACCTGGTGACGGAAGAGTTGGATTTCGCTGAAAACCATGTGCACCAACAGGTGCTGACGGTGGTGGCCGTGCTCAGCTTGTTGGGGTATGTGCGATTGGTTTGGCGGACCATGTTTCAAGCCAAATAG
- a CDS encoding TerC family protein: MQTIAPLWLWATFIGIVLVSLFVDFVVLKKQGAHDIGVKEALNWSLIWIALSFLFNGLFWWAVKDTTGSTEIANTKSLEFLTGYLIEKSLAVDNIFVFLLIFTYFAVPTHYQKRVLMIGIIGAIVLRTIMILVGGWLLAEFHWILYVFGAFLILTGVKMWWAAGQEPSLDDNPALKLLRKILPVSKNYDGEKFWTVENGKKIATPLFMVICLVALTDVIFAVDSIPAIFAITSDPFIVLTSNVFAILGLRAMYFLLAAVANKFHLLNYGLAVILVFIGTKMCLIDIYKIPVGVSLGVVIGILAATMWLSVRTSKNENHA; encoded by the coding sequence ATGCAAACAATCGCACCGCTGTGGCTATGGGCCACGTTCATTGGCATCGTACTGGTGTCACTCTTCGTCGACTTCGTTGTCCTCAAAAAGCAGGGCGCCCATGACATCGGCGTCAAAGAGGCGCTTAATTGGTCCCTGATCTGGATCGCCTTGAGCTTCTTGTTCAACGGCTTGTTCTGGTGGGCTGTCAAAGACACCACCGGCTCGACTGAGATCGCCAACACCAAGTCGCTGGAGTTCCTGACCGGCTACCTCATCGAGAAATCGCTGGCGGTGGACAACATCTTTGTGTTCCTGCTGATCTTCACCTACTTCGCGGTGCCTACGCACTACCAGAAGCGGGTGCTGATGATCGGCATCATTGGTGCCATCGTGTTGCGCACCATCATGATTCTGGTAGGCGGCTGGTTGTTGGCTGAGTTCCACTGGATCTTGTATGTGTTCGGCGCTTTCCTGATCCTCACCGGCGTGAAGATGTGGTGGGCTGCAGGCCAGGAACCTAGCCTGGATGACAACCCCGCCCTGAAGCTGCTGCGCAAGATCCTGCCCGTGAGCAAGAACTACGACGGCGAAAAATTCTGGACCGTAGAAAACGGCAAGAAGATCGCAACGCCTTTGTTCATGGTGATCTGCTTGGTGGCCCTGACCGACGTGATTTTTGCGGTGGACTCGATTCCTGCGATCTTCGCGATCACCAGCGACCCTTTCATTGTCTTGACCAGCAACGTGTTTGCGATTCTGGGTCTGCGTGCGATGTACTTCCTGCTGGCAGCTGTCGCTAACAAGTTCCACCTGTTGAACTACGGCTTGGCTGTGATCCTGGTGTTCATTGGTACCAAGATGTGCTTGATCGATATCTACAAGATTCCGGTGGGCGTGTCCTTGGGCGTGGTGATCGGTATCCTGGCTGCCACCATGTGGTTGAGCGTGCGCACCAGCAAGAACGAAAACCACGCATGA
- a CDS encoding exopolysaccharide biosynthesis protein, protein MSVHHTQAERLRAAATALQDQPLSLQQLFRLHGRAGPGALLVVLAVPCLLPVPGAGMLLSMGMVMVAWMIWRYYPRLVMPRKVGRFQLSPSMARRALNTLAWLYEKASRVMRTRQRWWLQPGHRVWLAPFVAAMALIIFLPIPFGNVVPAAALLLIGLGLVFEDGLAMLSGVVLGVVLLAVLAALAGGAAHWAPELWAAWPLRPQ, encoded by the coding sequence ATGAGCGTTCACCACACGCAGGCCGAACGGCTGCGGGCTGCAGCCACCGCGCTGCAGGACCAGCCGCTGAGCCTGCAGCAACTGTTCCGGCTGCATGGCCGGGCAGGGCCGGGGGCCTTGCTGGTGGTGCTCGCAGTTCCCTGCCTCTTGCCCGTGCCCGGCGCGGGCATGTTGCTTTCCATGGGGATGGTGATGGTGGCTTGGATGATCTGGCGCTATTACCCCCGCCTGGTCATGCCCCGCAAGGTGGGCCGCTTCCAGTTGTCGCCGTCCATGGCGCGTCGTGCGCTCAACACCTTGGCGTGGCTCTATGAAAAAGCCTCCCGGGTCATGCGGACCCGGCAGCGTTGGTGGCTACAGCCCGGTCACCGTGTCTGGCTTGCGCCCTTTGTGGCGGCCATGGCGCTGATCATTTTTTTGCCGATTCCGTTCGGCAATGTCGTGCCGGCAGCGGCCCTGTTGCTTATCGGCTTGGGGCTGGTGTTTGAAGACGGCTTGGCCATGCTCTCAGGTGTCGTTCTGGGCGTGGTTTTGTTGGCAGTCCTGGCCGCTCTGGCCGGAGGGGCTGCCCACTGGGCGCCTGAGCTTTGGGCCGCCTGGCCTCTGCGCCCGCAGTAA